TTCCCCCGTCGCGAGCTGGGGGGCAGGCGCACGCACCGGGCCGAGCAGGGTGAGATCGGCCACCACCGGGAAGTGATCCGAGGCCTTCACGCGCAGGACCTTGCTGCGCCGGGGCATGAAGCGCTCGCTCGCCAGGACGTAATCGAGGCGCAGGCTGGGGATGATGGGCAGGGGGTAGGTGATGGCGGAGCCCTCGCCGCGCTGGGCGAACACGTCCATGAGCTCGCGCGTGAAGAGCCGCAGCGAGTTGGATTCGGGCGTGTCGTTCATGTCGCCCATGAGCAGCTTGGGCCGGGGGTCCTGGCTCACCAGCGCCATGATGGCCACGCTCTGGCGCACGCGGATGGCGTTGTTGAAGGGCCGCCGGGTGAGGTGGGTGACGTAGACGCTCACCTCCTGCCCGTTCACCTTCACCAGCGCATGGGCCAGGGTGCGCGGCTCGGTGCCCTCCACCACGGGCAGCGGGTGCTGCTGCACGGACTCCAGCGGAAAGCGTGACAGGAGCGCCACGCCATAATCCCCACCGAACAGCGAGGTGGTGCGGAAATGGGCGTAGTACGGCAGCCCCGTGCGCTCGGCGAGCACCGCGGGTTGATCCAATCCGCTGGCCCTCAGGGAGCGGACATCCACTTCCTGCAGGGCGACGATGTCGGGCGCGGCGGAGCGGATGACGTCCGCCACCTTGTCGAGTCCCTGGAGGCCGGACTGGATGTTGAAGGTCATCACCCTCAAGTCCACCTCTTCCTGACCGGGCGCCACGGCGGAGACCGTCTGGGCCGGGGCGGCGACCGACTGAGTCATCGGAAGGGAAGAGGGTTCGGACAGCGCCTCGTGACGCGAGGCGGAGGAGGACGAAGCACACGCGAGGGGGGTCGCGAGAAACAGGCCGGCGAGAAGTCGGTCGATTCGCATGAAGTGGCGAGCAAGATGCCAGCCCCCTCCATGCCGCGTCTTCCCTACCTCCCAGGACAGGCCGGGGAGCGGCCGGGCAAGTCCTCCTCCCGCGCGTCTGGCGAACGTTGGGAATAAGCGCGGCGCCGGTGAACAAGCCGCGCGGAAACGTTGACTCCTGGGAGGGCCTCCAGGCAAACCGCACCGTTCGCCCATGCCCAAGTCCGCCAAACCCGAATTCGATGTCATCGTCTGGGGAGCCACCGGCTTCACCGGCCGCCTCGTCGCGGAGTACCTCGCCCGTACCCAGGACACCCACCGGGCACGCTGGGCACTCGCGGGCCGGGATCGCTCCAAGCTCGAGCAGGTGCGCGCGAAGATCGCCAGCACCAACGCCGCGTGCACCGAGCTGCCCCTGCTGCTCGCGAACGCCCAGGACGCGGCCTCGCTGGACACGCTGGTGGGCCGCACCCGCGTCATCATCAGCACCGTGGGCCCCTACGCGCGCTACGGCAACGAGCTGGTGGCGGCCTGTGCCCGCGGCGGCACCGACTACTGCGACCTGACGGGCGAGGTGCAGTGGATGCGCCGGATGATCGACGCCCACGACGCCCAGGCCCGTGAGAGCGGCGCGCGCATCGTGCACACCTGCGGCTTCGACTCCATCCCCTCGGACCTGGGCGTGCTCATGCTCCAGGAGTACATGCGCGAGCAGCACGGGGGCCACTGCGACCGGGTGCGCTACTACACGACGAAGCTCAAGGGCGGCGTCAGCGGCGGCACCGTGGCGAGCATGCTGCAGATGATGGACGAGATGGAGAAGGACCCGTCCCTGCGCCGGGTGCTCGGCAATACCCACGCGCTCGACCCCGAGCCGCGGCGCGGCCGCCCCGAGGAGCGCGATCAGATGGGCGTGCGCTACGACGCGGAGCTGGGCAGCTGGACGGCCCCCTTCTTCATGGCCTCGGTGAACACGCGCGTGGTGCGCCGCTCCAATGCCCTGCTCGGCTACCCCTGGGGCAAGGACTTCCTCTACTCCGAGGCGAGCAGCTTCGGGCCCGGCGCCAGGGGACTGCTCTCCGCCACGAGCTTCACCGCGGGAATGGGTGCCTTCCTCGGACTCTCGAGCGTGTCGCGCGTGCGCAAGGAACTCGAGAAGCGCGTGCTGCCCGCCCCCGGCGAGGGCCCCTCGGAGGAGCAGCGGGAGAAGGGTTCCTTCACCATCAAGCTGCTCGGCGAGGGCCAGTCGACCAAGACGGGAGCGCGGGTGAAGCTGGAGGGCAAGGTGGCCGCCAGGGGAGATCCGGGCTACGCCGCGACGTCGCGGATGCTCGCCGAGTCGGCACTGTGCCTCGCCTTCGATGACGTCCCCTCCGCGGGCGGCATCCTCACCCCCGCCTCGGGCATGGGCACCCGCCTCATCGACCGGCTGCGCAAGGCCGACATGACGTTCGAGGTGCGCGAGGCCACGTCGAACACCTACTGAGCCACCCTCGCGCGGAAGACGCGAGCCCTGGGCTACACTGCCTCCCCCCACTCATCCTGGAAGAGGAGTACCCCCCATGGCTCGCGACGCGATGTGGAAGCGGATGGCCTTCGCTCTGCTCCTGACGGCCTGTGGCTCGAACGGAGCCCCGGATGGAGGAGGCGACGGAAACCCACCCGGTGGGCAGAACCCCAGTGGCCCCCCACCCCCCATCCAGCTCGGCGCGCCCCCCTCCCTGGAGTGGCGCGACGGCTACTCCGCCTTCGACGAGCCCTTCGACACGTTGGACCTCGCGCGCTGGCGCCCCTCGGACGGATGGGCGAACAGCGGGGACTTCAACGCCGGCTGGCGCGCGGACCACGCTGTCGTCACCGACGGCCGGTTGGAGCTGATCCTCGACACCGCGACCTGCTCGACGGGAGGCTGCTCCGGACGGCCCTACGCCTCGGGTGAGGTCGCCACCCAGCGCTATTACGGCTATGGGCGCTACGAGGTGCGGATGAAGCCCGTGCGCACCCCGGGCACGATGACCGCCTTCGCCATCACCACGGGCCCCGCCGAGTCGACGCGCTCGGACTCCATCGACCTGGCCATCCTCGGGCAGAACACCAAGGCCCTGCGCCTCAACTACATCACCAACGGGCAGCGGCATGACCTGGGGGTGAACCTGCCCTTCGACGCCGCGGACGACTTCCACACCTACGGCATCGAATGGACGCGCGACGCCATCCACTGGTACGTCGACGACCAGCGCATCCACTCCGAGACGGGCTACAAGGGAGAGCTGCCGTCCGTGCCAGGACGAGCCCTCGTGAACTTCTGGCCCGGGAACGTGGGCACCACCTCGTCCTGGATGGGCCGCTTCACCTACCCGGGAAGCCCCCTGGTCGTGGGCGTCGAGCAGGTCCGCTACGGCCCGGCCGCGCCCGTCGAGTTGCTGGAGAGCTTCGACACCCCCGAGCAGGCCGCCCAGTGGGTGCGCACGGTGGGCACGGGCGCGAGCCTCACCGCCCGGCAGTCCAACCAGGGGCATCAGGGCAAGTCGCTGTACCTGGACTACAACACGAGCGCCACGGCGTACGCGTACACCGCGCGCACCTTCTCCGAGCCCCAGGACTGGACGGGGGCGCGCTACCTGAACTTCTGGTTCAGGGGCTATCAGACGGGCAACCCGTTCCGGGTGGAGCTGCGCGACAACGGCCCGAGCGCCGACGCGGCGGAGCGCTTCGAGTACCGCTTCCAGGACGACTTCAAGGGCTGGAAGTGGGTGAGCGTGCCCCTGACGTCCTTCACCCGGCGCACGGACGGGCAGCCCGCGGGCGCGCCCGAGGACGGACTGACGCTGTCGGGCGTGTGGGGCCTGGCCTTCCAGCCCCTGGCGGGCAACAACGAGGCCTTCATCGACGACCTCGAGCTGGAGCGCTGAATCCTGGGCGGGAGGCCTCCGGGGGGCATTGCTTTTGGCCAGGGCCCGGCGTAGGCAACGGGCCTCACTCATTTCCGAAGGATTTCAAGCAGATGGCCGAGAAGCTGGCGCCGCGCGAGAAGGGCTTTTCCGAGTGGTACGTGGACCTGGTCCAGAAGGCGAAGCTCGCCGACTACTCGGACGTGAAGGGCTGCATGGTCATCCGTCCCAATGGCTACGCCATCTGGGAGAACATGCAGCGCGTCCTGGACAAGATGTTCAAGGACCTGGGCCACAAGAACGCCTACTTCCCCCTGCTCATCCCCGAGAGCTACCTGAAGAAGGAGGCCGAGCACGTCGAGGGCTTCAACCCGCAGCTCGCGGTGGTGACGCACGCGGGCGGCGCCAAGCTCGAGGAGCCCTACGTCATCCGGCCCACGAGCGAGACCATCATCAACCGCTCCTTCGCCAAGTGGATCCAGAGCTACCGGGACCTGCCGCTGCTCATCAACCAGTGGGCCAACGTGATGCGCTGGGAGATGCGCACGCGCCTGTTCCTGCGCACCACCGAGTTCCTCTGGCAGGAAGGCCACACCTGCCACGAGACGGAGGAGGACGCGGAGAAGGAGACGCGGCAGATGCTGGAGGTCTACCGGACGTTCGCCGAGGACTACATGGCGATGCCGGTGATGACGGGGCGCAAGTCGGAGTCGGAGCGGTTCGCCGGCGCGCTGCGCACCTACAGCATCGAGGCGATGATGCAGGACAAGAAGGCGCTGCAGGCGGGCACCAGCCACAACCTGGGGCAGAACTTCGCCAAGGCCTTCGACACCACCTTCCAGGGCCGCGACGGCAAGCAGCACCACGTGTGGCAGACGTCCTGGGGCGTGTCCACGCGCCTCATCGGCGGCCTCATCATGACGCACTCGGATGACGCGGGCCTCATCGTGCCGCCCAGGCTCGCCCCCGTGCACGTGGTCATCATCCCCATCTCCGGCAAGGCCAGCGACGCGGAGAAGACGCAGGTGCTCGAGAAGACGCACGCGCTCGCCGCGGACCTGAAGAAGGCGGGCCTGAGCGTGGTGGTGGACGACGACGACACCAAGAGCCCGGGCTTCAAGTACAACGAGCACGAGCTGACGGGCACGTGTCTGCGCGTGGAGCTGGGCCCCAAGGACCTGGCCAAGGGCACCTGCGTCATGGTGCGCCGCGACGCGCGCCAGAAGGAGTTCATCCCCCTGGAGCAGGCCGTGGCCAAGGCCTCGGAGATGCTCGACGCGATGCAGAAGGGGCTGTTCGACAAGGCCAAGGCCTTCCGCGAGGCCAACACCTTCGAGGTCAACAGCTACGAGGAGATGAAGGAGAAGGCGGACGCGGGCTTCCTGCTCGCCCACTGGAACCTGGACCCCAAGGTCGAGGCGCGCATCAAGGAGGAGACGGGCCTCACCACGCGCAACCGGCCGTTCGCGCTCGCCCAGGAGCCCGGCAAGTGCGTGGTCACCGGGGAGCCGTCTCCCGGCCGCATCGTCTTCTCCAAGGCGTACTGAGCGTGACGGGGAGCGCCTCCCCCGGCGCGCGCTCCCCACTCGTGACCGGCCCGGGGATGATGGCGGGCCGGATTTCGGATATGGACTGCCTCCATGTCCGTTCCCCCGCTCTCCCCTTCCTCGCTGGCACGCCCCCGCGTCCTGCTGCTCGGAGCGCTCGTCTCGGGCGCCTTGTTCTCACTGCACGCCGGTTGCGGAGGGGACTCCACGCCCCCCGAGTCCAAGCAGATCCACGTCCAACTGCTGGCCTTCAACGACTTCCACGGCAACCTGGAGCCACCCACGGGCAGCAACGGGACCCTCGCCACGGTCGGCGAGGACGGGGGCACCGTCAACGTGAGCGCGGGCGGCGCGGCCCACTTCGCCGCCCACATCGAGCAGCTCCGGGCCCAGAACCCCAACACCGTGGTCGTCGCGGCGGGAGACCTCATCGGCGCCTCCCCGCTCATCTCGGGCATCTTCCATGACGAGCCCACCGTCACCGTGCTGAACCAGATCGGCCTGGACATCACCTCCGTGGGCAACCACGAGTTCGACGATGGCCGCGACGAGCTGCTGCGCATGCAGAACGGGGGCTGCCACCCCGAGGGGTGCAAGAGCAGCGAGTCCTTTCCCGGCGCGAAGTTCAAGTACCTCTCGGCCAACGTGTTCACGAACACGGCCACCCGGGAGACGCTGCTGCCCGCCTACGAGATTCGCGAGTTCGAGGGCGTGAAGGTGGCCTTCGTCGGCATGACGCTCGAGGGCACGCCGGGAATCGTCAACCCGACCGGCATCGCCGGGCTCTCCTTCCAGGACGAGGCCGACACGGTCAACGCGCTCGTGCCCGGACTGAAGGCCCAGGGCGTCGAGGCCATCGTGGTGCTCATCCACGAGGGAGGCTATCCCGCCAACAAGAGCCTGTATGACGGCTGCGAGGGCGTCTCCGGCGCCATCCTGGACATCGTCTCCCGGTTGGATCCCGAGGTGGACTTCATCCACTCCGGCCACACGCACGAGGCCTACAACTGCGTCATCGACGGGCGGCGCGTGACGAGCGCGTCCAGCTTCGGGCGCGCCATCTCCCAGGTGGACCTGGTGCTGGACACCGGCACCAAGGACGTGGTGTCGGTGGAAGCGCGCAACCACATCGTCACGCGGGACGCGACGAACTCCACCGTGGACACGATGGTGAAGGACTACGCCGCCCGCGCCGCCCCTCAGGCCAACCGCGTCATCGGCAGGACCCCTGTCGATCTCAAGATGCCCCCGCGCACCACCATCCCCTCCGGACAGTCGGGCGAGTCGCTCCTGGGCAACGCCATCGCGGACGCGTTTCTCGAGGCGACGCGCGATGCGGACAAGGGGGGCGCGGTCATCGCCGTCACCAACCCGGGAGGCGTGCGCGCGGACATCCCCGCCGGGGACATCACCTACGGGCAGACCTTCACCGTACAGCCCTTCTCCAACAGCGTGACCACGGTGACGCTCACCGGCGAGCAGATCCATCAAATGCTGGAGCAACAGTTCCAGGGCGCCAACACGCGCATCCTCCAGGTGTCGTCCGGCTTCACCTACTCCTGGTCGGTGTCGGCACCGCAGGGGAAGAAGGTGGACCCGGCGTCCATCCGGCTCAACGGCGAGCCCCTGGACCCGGCGGCCACCTACCGCGTCACGGAGACGAACTACCTGGCCGCGGGAGGAGATGGGTTCAGCGTCTTCACCCAGGGACAGGACCTTCGCACGGGCCCCATCGATCTCGACGCCTTCGCGGCCTACCTCGAGGCCCACAACCCGCTGACCCCGCCGACGGACAAGCGCATCACCGTGGTTCCGTGAGCCCAGCGGCTCCACCCCCTGGGTTGTCCAGGTGAAGTGCAGTGGGAGCTTCCTCGGAGGAGATGAGCATGCGCCTCTTCGTCGCCGTGACCCTGGGCAGGAGCGTGGAGGAAGCGGCCACCGCGGCCCTGGAGCAGTTGCGCGGCCTGGCGCCGCGCGCGCGCTGGGTTTCTCCGGCCAACCTGCACCTGACCCTGAACTTCCTGGGAGAGGTGGACGACGAGCGGGCCGCCCAGGTGAAGCAGGTACTCGAGCACGTGGGGCCGCGGCATGAGCCCCTCGTGCTGAACATCCGGGGGGGTGGGAGCTTCGGGGCGCCGTCACACCCGCGGGTGCTGTGGGCGGGAGTCGAGGGGAACACGGCCGCGCTGGGCGCGCTCCAGGCTGACGTGACGGAGGGCTTGCGGCCCCTGGGGTTCGAGCCCGAGCACCGCGCATACGTGGCGCACCTCACGCTGGCGCGGGCGAAACAGCCCCGGGGAGACCGGGAGCTGGCCGGGTGCGCGCGAGCCCTCCAGGAGGCGCGCTGGGGCGAGGCGCGGGTGGACGGCCTCGTGCTCTTCGAGAGCCTCGGCGGCCGCTACCATCCCCGCGCCGAGATTCCCCTGGGCGCTCGGGCGCCCTGAGCGCGCCCAGGCTCGCGCGGCAGGCGGCCACGTGCAGCCCGCGATTACACGAGGGGTGCGTGACGTTCGATGAGTCCGGAAATAGGGCATGATGCCAGATCATGTCCTCACGTCTCGTACTCCTCGTGGGCCTGGTGGCCTGCTTGAGCATTGGCTGTCGTGATCAGGGAGCGGTGAAGCTCACCATCTCCTTTCCGAATTTCAAACCCGGCTGCATCCGCGTGAGCGTGAAGGACGCTCAAGGCGCGGGCGAGGAGCGCTCGACGGAGCTCCAGGAGCAGCTCGTGGGGAAGAAACGCGGCGAGAAGGTGACGGTGGCGGCATTTCGCGAGGAGGGCTGGGGCCCGACGCTCACCGTCACCGCGACGGCGTTCGAGCAGAAGTGCGGGCAGGGCCCCGAGTTCGTCGCGTCGGACTCCGTCGACGTGGGCCGGGGCGTCTCCTCGGCGGCGCTGACGCTCGTGGCGGATGACGCGGACGATGATGGCTACGTCTCCAAGGCCAGTGGCGGCACGGACTGCAATGACGGAGAGGCCACGGTGCACCCCGGGCAGGCGGAGCTGTGCAACACCCGGGATGACAACTGCGACGGCAAACCAGACGAGGGCTTCGAGCAGGTCGGCCAGCAGTGCGGCACGGGGAGCAGCACGTGTCAGACCTGGGCCTGTGATGCCGTGGGAGCCATGAGTTGCCAGGAGGTCACGCCCAAGTGGTATCGCGACCAGGATGGGGACGGCGAAGGCGACCCCCAGCAGGGCCTGAGCCAGTGCGCCAAACCGGCGGGCTACGTGAACAACGACCGCGACTGCGACGACACCCGGAAGGAGCGCTACAGCACCGCGACCGAGCTGTGCAACGGGGTGAACGACAACTGTGATGACGTGGTCGACGAGGGATTCAACACCGGCGCCACCTGCACGGGTGAGCTCGGATGTGGGGGCAAGATCGAATGCGCCACGACCACCCAGTCCGTGTGCAAGGTCGTGACGAGCACCTGGTACCTGGACGGGGACCAGGACGGTCATGGCGCGAAGGCCACGGAAATAAAGGCCTGCGGCACCACTGCACCCGGTAGCAACTACGTCGCCAGCTCGGACGATTGCGATGACACCAAGAACAACGTGTACACCGGAGCCCCGGAATTCTGCGACACGCTGGACAACAATTGCAACAACCAGACGGACGAGGGCTTCGACGTAGGCGCGACGTGCGACGCGGGCAATGAGTGCACAGGCAAGAAGGAGTGCTCGCCGGATGGAAAGAGCAGCCTGTGCAAATCCACGACGTCTCCCACGAAGTACTACGTGGACACCGACCTCGATAATTACGGTGATGACAACTCGGTCATCCAGACGTGCGGTACGCCCGCCGCCGGATACATTACCCAAGGGGGAGACTGCGACGACGGCAACCGGTTCACCCACCCGAATGCGACCGAGGTCTGCGATCTCGCGGACAACGATTGCGACAACACCACGGATGAAGAGAACGTTTGTCCCACGACTCCAGCTTGGACGAACTACCCCTCGTCAGGTTCGGAGACCTGGTATTCCGTGGCGCTCTATGGAAATGGAGGCGTGTGGGTCGCTGGCGGTGACAAATTCCACCAGCGTAAATCCAAAGAGACAAGCTTCCAGGACCTGAGCACCTGCACGGCAGGGGCGAGCGTGTACAGCGTTGCCGCGACTCCGGGCTCAGGGGACGCCCTGCTCGGAGGGAACGATGGGTTCATGGCGCGGTATGACCCGAACAGCGAGCTGTGTGTGGACCCTGGGAAGAAGTCCGTGGATACGCACATCAAGGGTGCCATCGCCTTCCCCCTTGGAAACGACATCGAAGCCCACTTCGTGGGATTCAACACAAGCACTGGCCCAGACAAAGGACGTGCGTTCCGGGTGCTCACGCCCCAAGGCACCAACTACGACACCCAGTCCGTGTCCGAGGAACTGACGGACGTGCATGGCCTCTCACAAGACACGCTGTTCGCCGTCGGTGGGACAAACGCGTCCAGTATCTACCGGTTCGACAAAACCTCGGGGAACTGGAGTCCAGAGACCATTTCCAGCAGAGGAGGCACCCTTCAAGGTATCTGGGTCGTGAACCCCAAGCTGGCCTATGCCGTGGGCAACGGTGGAATCATGTACGGTTGGGATGGTTCTGCCTGGAGCAAGTTCACGCCTACGCCACCGGGTGAACACCTCAGCTCGGTGGTGGCCTTTGGGAGCCGTTCCATCTACATCTCCACGCTGACTGGGAGGGTCTACCGTTACAACGGCAGTGCGTGGACGAAGGTGTTCGATCTCGGCTCGACAACACCTGGTCAGTTCCGAGACATCGCGGCAAACAATCCAGGAGACATCTGGGTCGTGGGCAGCAACGGCAATCGCTACCACTGGCCCCAGTGAAGCACGGGGACCCGCGGGCAGAAGCCACGCGGGTCCCGAGTCGGGCAACTACTTCTTGGAGGTACCCGCGTCCGTGGCCGGAGTCCCGGCATCGGTCGCGGGAGGAGTCCCGGCGTCACCCGCCGGAGTCCCCGCGTCGCCAGCGGGAGTCCCACCGTCACCCGCCGCCGAGCCCTTGGGCGCCGGCGAGATGGAGGGCGGGGGGTTGATCAGCTCGAGCGAGGAGAAGAACTGATCGGCCTGGGGAGCGCCGATGCTCGGGTTGTAGAGGACGAGCAGGGTGTAGAGGCGCGGCCCGACGAGGAAGTTCTGCGCACGCACCTCTCCGGAGTCCGAGGAGATGGTGAGGGACTTGCCGGGGTAGCCCTGGAGGGTGATGTCCTCCTCGGACTTGACGGTGCCATTGAGCTTGCCGACGAGGCCGGCCTTGCCCTCGTTGAAGAAGGCGGCGGCCGGGTGGGCCGAGACGACCTTCTCGGGGTAATCGAGCGTGCTGATGGAGTAGAGCACGCCGGTGATGTCATTGATGGCCCAGGAGGCGGTCTGCACCTCGCCACCGGGGATGGAGACCTTGCCGCGCTGGGCCTCGGGCTGGCCGGGGAGCTGCACGGAGAAGCCCTCGGGGGCGGTGATCTTCTGGAACTGGATCTGGGGCCGCTCGGTGGGCGTGTTCTCGTTGGGAACCTCCTCGACCGTGGACCCACCCGACGTGGAGGAGCCCGTGGTGGCGCAAGCAAGGCCAATCAGCGACAAGGTGACGACGGCGGCGAACAAGCGGGACAAAGATGACATAGGTGCGAGTCCAGGATGTTTGAGGTGGAATGGAAGCGGGCGAACCCTAGACGAGTCCGCCCCATGTCTCTACTTCGAGTGTCGGGAGTGACGACACGAGGACAAGCCGCCTCGTGCTTCTCCTAGGGGCAAGAGGTGAGAGGGGTGTCCGGATTGCCGGTATTGCGTGAATCGTGCTGGTACCTGGGCCAGGGGGCCGTGGAATCCAATCCCGGGCTGTCCACGACGATGGCGAAGACCCTGCCGTCCTGACTCGCCGCGTACAGCACACCGGGCATGCCGGACAGCACGCCACCATCCGTCGCCCGGCTACAGTCGAGGTTCATCGATGCTTCAATGGGGGATTCAGCGTCGAATTGCCACTCGATGTGGTCCAACGGCCGACGCGCCTGGATGAGTCCACTCGTCGAGCTGGCGGTGTAAACGTAGCCACCCGCTCCCCAGACGGGAGCCCCCTTGATGACCTCGGAGGGAGTCTGGATGGTCTGCGTCCCGCCATCCGCCGCATCCAATGCGAGCAGGTTGTTGTTCTGAAGGCCCGCGACTACCCGGGTCTCGGGCGAGCCACCAATACTGGCATTCCAGGTCGGAGACCCTGTGGGGGTGTTCGTCGGGTCCTGCCCACCATCCAGCGGCGCGGTGAAAAGCCTGCTGTTGGTTCCATCGTTGCTACCGCCGAATATCCGCCCATTCGCCACGGCCATTGATGTGGGGCTTACCAATCCGAGCGGGCGATCCCATTGCGCTGAGCTGTTCCAAAGCCCACTGGATCCAAGAGCGTAGGATTTCAATCTGCCCGTCGAAGTCCCCAGAACAACAGAGGTTCCTGAAGCAAGCATCGACCCCGGAGCAACAACATCGCCAACGTTGGCAATTGCCGGACATTGCAACTGAGGATCATTCTCCGCATCTGGCCGCACAGCGAAGAGCGTCCCGCCAACACGTCCTGCGTAGACACCATAGACTGTCTCAGCTGCGCTCCCTATAGGGACCTGACCGATTGCCAACGCCGATTGGACGAGTACACCCGTCAAAGAGGAATCAGTGCATGGAGTGATAAAAGCACTGCTCCCTGCGTAAAAACCAACTCGATTTGCGCTGGCCTTTCTATGAGCGGCGTAGACGCGCTCCGTGCCATCAGGCAACGCATTGCCCACCGCGGGACTGGCCACGACAGCTCCAGTGCTCGCTTCCCACAACAAACGACCATCCTCGGAGAGCGCGAGGAATCGACCGTCGTTGTTGTTGATATTCGTTGTCCCGACATAGAGGACGCCTTTGTTCCCCACGGCGGGCGCGGCGGTAATCAAGGCGGAGTTGATACCGTGTCGCCACTTCCAGCGCGTCACGGGGATGCTCCCCTTACCGGAAGTCTGGTTCCCCACCCGATCCTTCGCGCTCACCTCGACGGCGAACTCGCCGCGGAACGCAGGCAGGCCCGGCTTCCACAAGGGCACATCGACCGTCGCGCAATACGCTTTCCCGTCGCACGGAGTCACCAGAGCCAGGGTCAGCCCCTCCAGCGCAACCCCTCCGTCGAATCCGCGCACGAGCACGCTCACGCTTTGCGGATCCAGGTCCGCCGAAATGGAGTCGACCCGCACCGTCGCCGTCTGATCCCTTCGCCATGCACTCGGTGCCGCGGGGTCCTTGTAGATGAAGCCACCGTCCGGCTCCCGGCTCGGCGAGGCCGTCGGCACCACCGACAGCAAGGGGCCCGTCGTGTCCACCGTCAGCCCCACCGTGGTGCTCGGCCCGCCCTGTTCGGGATACGCCGCCGTCAGCCGATAAGCACCCTCCCCCGAGGGATTCCACTGCGTCGTGTAGACCCCATCACCCTCCGTCGTCGTCGGCAGCGAGGCGACCGTCCCTCCGTCTCCTCGCGAGACACCGATGTTCAGCGTCTCGGGGAAGTTCGCCGCGAACCCGGGCGTCACCCGCAGCTCCGCCCGCACGGACAGCGTTCCTCCGTCGATCACCGTCGCGTCGCTCGGACTCACCACCAGCCCCGTGAACCGCGGCTGGCATTTCAACGTCAACGCGGAACAGGCCTCGTAGGTGGCGCAGGGCCGATCACACGCCTGGCTGTCGATCTCTCCGTCGTAGACACAGACGTTCTGCAGGCACTGTGCACCAGAGCGACAGTCGGCCGCGGTCTCGCACCGATTGATCGGCTGCGTGCACGCGCAGAGCGCGCCCAACAGCAACAGTCCGAGGACCTTGCGCCACATCACGACAATCACCTCTTCACACTCTTGGAGGCTCCAGCCTTCGTGGATAGCATGGGGTTCCCGCTCGCGGAAGGTTGCGTCCCGGGAACTCCCCTGCGATGACCTGATTCCGCACAAGTATTCCCCTATTCCGAGGAGTCCGCCCTGCTCCCCCGCGCCTC
Above is a window of Cystobacter fuscus DNA encoding:
- a CDS encoding putative metal-binding motif-containing protein, whose translation is MSSRLVLLVGLVACLSIGCRDQGAVKLTISFPNFKPGCIRVSVKDAQGAGEERSTELQEQLVGKKRGEKVTVAAFREEGWGPTLTVTATAFEQKCGQGPEFVASDSVDVGRGVSSAALTLVADDADDDGYVSKASGGTDCNDGEATVHPGQAELCNTRDDNCDGKPDEGFEQVGQQCGTGSSTCQTWACDAVGAMSCQEVTPKWYRDQDGDGEGDPQQGLSQCAKPAGYVNNDRDCDDTRKERYSTATELCNGVNDNCDDVVDEGFNTGATCTGELGCGGKIECATTTQSVCKVVTSTWYLDGDQDGHGAKATEIKACGTTAPGSNYVASSDDCDDTKNNVYTGAPEFCDTLDNNCNNQTDEGFDVGATCDAGNECTGKKECSPDGKSSLCKSTTSPTKYYVDTDLDNYGDDNSVIQTCGTPAAGYITQGGDCDDGNRFTHPNATEVCDLADNDCDNTTDEENVCPTTPAWTNYPSSGSETWYSVALYGNGGVWVAGGDKFHQRKSKETSFQDLSTCTAGASVYSVAATPGSGDALLGGNDGFMARYDPNSELCVDPGKKSVDTHIKGAIAFPLGNDIEAHFVGFNTSTGPDKGRAFRVLTPQGTNYDTQSVSEELTDVHGLSQDTLFAVGGTNASSIYRFDKTSGNWSPETISSRGGTLQGIWVVNPKLAYAVGNGGIMYGWDGSAWSKFTPTPPGEHLSSVVAFGSRSIYISTLTGRVYRYNGSAWTKVFDLGSTTPGQFRDIAANNPGDIWVVGSNGNRYHWPQ